Sequence from the Deltaproteobacteria bacterium genome:
AGGTCCGCGGCGGAGATACGAATTTGCAGGCGCATGTCCCGTTTGAGCGTGGCCTTCGCATACGAGCGATACCGCTTGAGCTCTGCCGCCCGGCGCGGAACAGCCTGCCATTCGCCGCGCTCGAAGGATGCGCGCAGGGTGCGTTCGTCAGCGCTTTGTTTCGCCATCGTTCTTCTCCTTCGGAAGGTAGCGTTTGGTCGCCTTCCGGCTCGGGATGATTGTCTTCAAGAATACCTGATTGCCCGTCTCGACAAAGGGCACCAGGTACGCGTAGCCGCCGATGTTCACGACGAAAATGCGCTGGCCGCCATAGCGTTGCAGGTTCGGGTGCTCCACAACATCGAGCACGTCGCCGCTGGCAATGTGGAGCAGGACTTCCTCGAAGGACACGCCCCGCCGCTGCTTCAGCTGCTCGTTCTTCTTGGCGTCCCACGAGAAGTACTTCACCAAGGCAGGAAAGCATGGGCGGCAAGCACTGGCAACCACCGCTGGCGGGGCGCCGGTCGGCGCGCAGAGCGGGCTGACGAGATCTGCACCATGCAGAGAACGACCAGGAATCCAGAGCTACGGGACCACTTACCATTCACCACTCACCGTTCACCACAAACACGAGTCACGACAAATAGTCGGAGAAGGCGATGATGTCACGGGTCACGAAGGCATTCGCAGCAGCGGCAGTGGTTACGGTCGGGCTGCTCG
This genomic interval carries:
- a CDS encoding BrnT family toxin codes for the protein MKYFSWDAKKNEQLKQRRGVSFEEVLLHIASGDVLDVVEHPNLQRYGGQRIFVVNIGGYAYLVPFVETGNQVFLKTIIPSRKATKRYLPKEKNDGETKR
- a CDS encoding antitoxin, with protein sequence MAKQSADERTLRASFERGEWQAVPRRAAELKRYRSYAKATLKRDMRLQIRISAADLKALRARALAEGVPSTTLIATVLHKFVSGQFVERAVPT